In a single window of the Notamacropus eugenii isolate mMacEug1 chromosome 4, mMacEug1.pri_v2, whole genome shotgun sequence genome:
- the SDCBP gene encoding syntenin-1 isoform X1: MSLYPSLEDLKVDKVIQAQAAFSANPASTAILSDVSASTSQDGSLYPKLYPELSQYMGLSLNEEEICTNMALVPGATSQGQQLVARPSAVNYMVAPITGNDVGIRRAEIKQGIREVILCKDQQGKIGLRLKSIDNGVFVQLVQANSPASLVGLRFGDQVLQINGENCAGWSSDKAHKVLKQAFGEKITMTIRDRPFERTITMHKDSTGHVGFIFKNGKITSIVKDSSAARNGLLTEHSICEINGQNVIGLKDSQVADILSTSGTVVTITIMPAFIFEHIIKRMASSVMKNLMDHAIPEV, encoded by the exons ATGTCTTTGTATCCATCGCTTGAAGACCTGAAAGTAGATAAAGTGATTCAG gcTCAGGCAGCCTTTTCTGCAAACCCTGCAAGTACAGCAATTTTGTCAGATGTCTCTGCTTCCACTTCTCAAGATGGAA gtctctatcccaaactCTATCCTGAACTCTCTCAGTACATGGGCCTAAGtttaaatgaagaagaaatatgtACCAACATGGCTTTGGTTCCTGGAGCAACATCTCAGGGG CAGCAATTGGTGGCCAGGCCTTCTGCTGTGAACTACATGGTGGCTCCTATAACTGGCAATGATGTTGGAATTCGAAGAGCAGAAATTAAACAAGGAATCCGGGAAGTCATTTTGTGTAAAGATCAACAGGGAAAAATTGGCCTTCGACTTAAGTCAATAGACAAT GGTGTATTTGTTCAGCTAGTCCAGGCCAATTCTCCAGCGTCTCTGGTTGGTCTGAGATTTGGGGACCAAGTTCTTCAAATTAATGGTGAAAATTGTGCAGGGTGGAGCTCTGATAAAGCTCATAAAGTTCTCAAACAGGCTTTTGGAGAGAAGATTACCATGACTATTCGGGACAG ACCATTTGAACGAACTATTACCATGCATAAGGATAGTACAGGACATGttggattcatttttaaaaatggaaagataacCTCTATAGTGAAAGACAGTTCTGCCGCAAGAAATGGTCTTCTTACTGAGCACAGCATTTGTGAAATCAATGGTCAGAATGTAATTGGCCTGAAG GACTCTCAAGTTGCAGACATACTTTCAACATCTGGGACTGTAGTTACCATTACAATCATGCCTGCTTTCATCTTTGAACACATAATCAAAAG GATGGCATCAAGTGTTATGAAAAATCTAATGGATCATGCTATCCCAGAAGTTTAA
- the SDCBP gene encoding syntenin-1 isoform X2, giving the protein MSLYPSLEDLKVDKVIQAQAAFSANPASTAILSDVSASTSQDGSLYPKLYPELSQYMGLSLNEEEICTNMALVPGATSQGQLVARPSAVNYMVAPITGNDVGIRRAEIKQGIREVILCKDQQGKIGLRLKSIDNGVFVQLVQANSPASLVGLRFGDQVLQINGENCAGWSSDKAHKVLKQAFGEKITMTIRDRPFERTITMHKDSTGHVGFIFKNGKITSIVKDSSAARNGLLTEHSICEINGQNVIGLKDSQVADILSTSGTVVTITIMPAFIFEHIIKRMASSVMKNLMDHAIPEV; this is encoded by the exons ATGTCTTTGTATCCATCGCTTGAAGACCTGAAAGTAGATAAAGTGATTCAG gcTCAGGCAGCCTTTTCTGCAAACCCTGCAAGTACAGCAATTTTGTCAGATGTCTCTGCTTCCACTTCTCAAGATGGAA gtctctatcccaaactCTATCCTGAACTCTCTCAGTACATGGGCCTAAGtttaaatgaagaagaaatatgtACCAACATGGCTTTGGTTCCTGGAGCAACATCTCAGGGG CAATTGGTGGCCAGGCCTTCTGCTGTGAACTACATGGTGGCTCCTATAACTGGCAATGATGTTGGAATTCGAAGAGCAGAAATTAAACAAGGAATCCGGGAAGTCATTTTGTGTAAAGATCAACAGGGAAAAATTGGCCTTCGACTTAAGTCAATAGACAAT GGTGTATTTGTTCAGCTAGTCCAGGCCAATTCTCCAGCGTCTCTGGTTGGTCTGAGATTTGGGGACCAAGTTCTTCAAATTAATGGTGAAAATTGTGCAGGGTGGAGCTCTGATAAAGCTCATAAAGTTCTCAAACAGGCTTTTGGAGAGAAGATTACCATGACTATTCGGGACAG ACCATTTGAACGAACTATTACCATGCATAAGGATAGTACAGGACATGttggattcatttttaaaaatggaaagataacCTCTATAGTGAAAGACAGTTCTGCCGCAAGAAATGGTCTTCTTACTGAGCACAGCATTTGTGAAATCAATGGTCAGAATGTAATTGGCCTGAAG GACTCTCAAGTTGCAGACATACTTTCAACATCTGGGACTGTAGTTACCATTACAATCATGCCTGCTTTCATCTTTGAACACATAATCAAAAG GATGGCATCAAGTGTTATGAAAAATCTAATGGATCATGCTATCCCAGAAGTTTAA